From Daucus carota subsp. sativus chromosome 6, DH1 v3.0, whole genome shotgun sequence, the proteins below share one genomic window:
- the LOC135147289 gene encoding uncharacterized protein LOC135147289, whose protein sequence is MESMYTPEYLNSLRIAGVPNHQLELKIGAPIVLLRNLAPSKGLCNGTRLIVTQLCARVIEAVIVTGNHIGEKAFIPRICMRPSDTTLPFTLKRVQFPVSLCYAMTINKSQGQTLKYVGLYLPRPVFSHGQFYVAISRVTTPLGLHIVCENETHPIVGMTKNVVYHEVFANLG, encoded by the coding sequence ATGGAAAGCATGTACACACCAGAATATTTGAATTCTTTAAGAATTGCAGGAGTACCAAATCATCAACTCGAGCTCAAAATTGGAGCTCCAATTGTTCTGTTAAGGAATTTGGCTCCTAGCAAGGGATTGTGCAACGGAACACGGTTGATTGTCACTCAGTTATGTGCCCGAGTTATAGAAGCTGTCATAGTTACCGGAAATCATATTGGTGAGAAGGCTTTCATCCCACGAATTTGTATGAGGCCGTCAGACACAACACTGCCTTTTACACTGAAAAGAGTTCAATTTCCCGTATCCCTCTGTTATGCAATGACGATAAACAAAAGCCAAGGACAAACACTAAAATATGTTGGCTTATATTTGCCAAGACCGGTTTTCAGCCATGGACAGTTCTATGTGGCGATATCGAGAGTAACAACACCATTGGGGTTGCATATAGTGTGCGAAAATGAAACCCACCCAATTGTTGGCATGACAAAAAATGTTGTTTACCATGAGGTTTTTGCCAACTTGGGATGA
- the LOC108226323 gene encoding stress response protein NST1 isoform X2, translating to MLIRLMERDEERWKKFKEDQRKRLRDIEEQSVPEMTDLEILAGKRRIKLQGSGQDVFKSYSHLVGDHNPLTLVPVMSETSEKTASEISKKLDQHTQKPRARYKAQVLNKKAAEKDDLNLDTSLSTSEALRKIEAEAREKRDERNKKRRAKYKAQKKAAENDLNLDTSLSNSEALRKIEAEAREKRDERNNKRREKYKAQKEACKKDGLNMDFEAREKRDQLNQKRRARYKAQKEATLKKIELEAKEKHDHLNQKRLEVKKKKRRSRYQNGDAEKREERRNKRQQVYRNENEEQNMKCDASKVIVRTPEKFAALPTLSKRMRSKIKLNKEKFASSNSILDIGCADKICCHCGALMWRFEQTEKECQLKSDKFSLCCGNGKVRLPLLRETPFEMKTLLDRSNPKRTIFQNNIRMYNNAFGSNVLR from the exons ATGCTTATCAGGTTGATGGAGCGCGATGAGGAGCGTTGGAAAAAGTTCAAAGAAGATCAAAGGAAACGTTTACGAGATATTGAAGAACAG AGTGTCCCGGAGATGACAGATTTGGAAATTTTGGCTGGCAAACGCAGGATTAAGTTGCAAg GAAGCGGACAAGATGTATTCAAGAGCTACTCACATTTGGTTGGTGATCATAACCCATTGACAC TTGTGCCTGTAATGTCTGAAACTTCGGAAAAGACGGCGTCTGAAATTAGCAAGAAATTGGACCAACACACCCAAAAACCAAGGGCAAGATACAAAGCACAAGTATTAAAT AAAAAGGCTGCTGAAAAGGACGATTTGAATTTGGACACAAGTTTGTCAACCTCTGAGGCTTTAAGAAAGATTGAGGCTGAAGCTAGGGAGAAACGGGACGAACGCAACAAGAAACGAAGGGCGAAATACAAAGCACAA aaaaagGCTGCCGAAAACGATTTGAATTTGGACACAAGTTTGTCAAACTCTGAGGCTTTAAGAAAGATTGAGGCTGAAGCTAGGGAGAAACGGGATGAACGCAACAACAAACGAAGGGAGAAATACAAAGCACAA aaaGAGGCTTGCAAAAAGGATGGTTTGAATATGGACTTTGAAGCTAGGGAGAAACGGGATCAACTCAACCAGAAACGAAGGGCCAGATACAAAGCACAG AAAGAGGCCACTTTGAAAAAGATTGAGTTAGAAGCTAAGGAGAAACATGATCACCTCAACCAGAAGCGATTGgaagtgaagaagaagaaaaggcgTTCACGATACCAaaatg GTGATGCCGAGAAAAGAGAAGAACGTAGGAACAAACGACAACAGGTGTATCGCAATG AAAATGAAGAACAAAATATGAAATGTGATGCTTCTAAAGTAATTGTCAGGACTCCTGAAAAGTTTGCAG CTTTACCGACATTGAGTAAAAGGATGAGGAGCAAGATAAAATTAAACAAGGAAAAATTCG CATCGAGCAATTCAATACTTGATATAGGATGTGCCGATAAAATCTGTTGTCACTGTGGGGCTTTGATGTGGAGGTTTGAGCAAACAGAGAAGGAATGCCAGTTGAAATCAGATAAGTTTTCTTTGTGTTGTGGCAATGGAAAGGTACGCTTGCCACTATTACGAGAGACTCCCTTTGAGATGAAAACATTACTAGATCggagtaatcctaaaagaactATATTCCAAAATAACATCCGGATGTACAACAACGCATTCGGGTCAAATGTTTTGAGATAA
- the LOC108226323 gene encoding stress response protein NST1 isoform X1, with protein MLIRLMERDEERWKKFKEDQRKRLRDIEEQSVPEMTDLEILAGKRRIKLQGGSGQDVFKSYSHLVGDHNPLTLVPVMSETSEKTASEISKKLDQHTQKPRARYKAQVLNKKAAEKDDLNLDTSLSTSEALRKIEAEAREKRDERNKKRRAKYKAQKKAAENDLNLDTSLSNSEALRKIEAEAREKRDERNNKRREKYKAQKEACKKDGLNMDFEAREKRDQLNQKRRARYKAQKEATLKKIELEAKEKHDHLNQKRLEVKKKKRRSRYQNGDAEKREERRNKRQQVYRNENEEQNMKCDASKVIVRTPEKFAALPTLSKRMRSKIKLNKEKFASSNSILDIGCADKICCHCGALMWRFEQTEKECQLKSDKFSLCCGNGKVRLPLLRETPFEMKTLLDRSNPKRTIFQNNIRMYNNAFGSNVLR; from the exons ATGCTTATCAGGTTGATGGAGCGCGATGAGGAGCGTTGGAAAAAGTTCAAAGAAGATCAAAGGAAACGTTTACGAGATATTGAAGAACAG AGTGTCCCGGAGATGACAGATTTGGAAATTTTGGCTGGCAAACGCAGGATTAAGTTGCAAggtg GAAGCGGACAAGATGTATTCAAGAGCTACTCACATTTGGTTGGTGATCATAACCCATTGACAC TTGTGCCTGTAATGTCTGAAACTTCGGAAAAGACGGCGTCTGAAATTAGCAAGAAATTGGACCAACACACCCAAAAACCAAGGGCAAGATACAAAGCACAAGTATTAAAT AAAAAGGCTGCTGAAAAGGACGATTTGAATTTGGACACAAGTTTGTCAACCTCTGAGGCTTTAAGAAAGATTGAGGCTGAAGCTAGGGAGAAACGGGACGAACGCAACAAGAAACGAAGGGCGAAATACAAAGCACAA aaaaagGCTGCCGAAAACGATTTGAATTTGGACACAAGTTTGTCAAACTCTGAGGCTTTAAGAAAGATTGAGGCTGAAGCTAGGGAGAAACGGGATGAACGCAACAACAAACGAAGGGAGAAATACAAAGCACAA aaaGAGGCTTGCAAAAAGGATGGTTTGAATATGGACTTTGAAGCTAGGGAGAAACGGGATCAACTCAACCAGAAACGAAGGGCCAGATACAAAGCACAG AAAGAGGCCACTTTGAAAAAGATTGAGTTAGAAGCTAAGGAGAAACATGATCACCTCAACCAGAAGCGATTGgaagtgaagaagaagaaaaggcgTTCACGATACCAaaatg GTGATGCCGAGAAAAGAGAAGAACGTAGGAACAAACGACAACAGGTGTATCGCAATG AAAATGAAGAACAAAATATGAAATGTGATGCTTCTAAAGTAATTGTCAGGACTCCTGAAAAGTTTGCAG CTTTACCGACATTGAGTAAAAGGATGAGGAGCAAGATAAAATTAAACAAGGAAAAATTCG CATCGAGCAATTCAATACTTGATATAGGATGTGCCGATAAAATCTGTTGTCACTGTGGGGCTTTGATGTGGAGGTTTGAGCAAACAGAGAAGGAATGCCAGTTGAAATCAGATAAGTTTTCTTTGTGTTGTGGCAATGGAAAGGTACGCTTGCCACTATTACGAGAGACTCCCTTTGAGATGAAAACATTACTAGATCggagtaatcctaaaagaactATATTCCAAAATAACATCCGGATGTACAACAACGCATTCGGGTCAAATGTTTTGAGATAA
- the LOC108226323 gene encoding stress response protein NST1 isoform X3, translating to MLIRLMERDEERWKKFKEDQRKRLRDIEEQSVPEMTDLEILAGKRRIKLQGGSGQDVFKSYSHLVGDHNPLTLVPVMSETSEKTASEISKKLDQHTQKPRARYKAQKKAAEKDDLNLDTSLSTSEALRKIEAEAREKRDERNKKRRAKYKAQKKAAENDLNLDTSLSNSEALRKIEAEAREKRDERNNKRREKYKAQKEACKKDGLNMDFEAREKRDQLNQKRRARYKAQKEATLKKIELEAKEKHDHLNQKRLEVKKKKRRSRYQNGDAEKREERRNKRQQVYRNENEEQNMKCDASKVIVRTPEKFAALPTLSKRMRSKIKLNKEKFASSNSILDIGCADKICCHCGALMWRFEQTEKECQLKSDKFSLCCGNGKVRLPLLRETPFEMKTLLDRSNPKRTIFQNNIRMYNNAFGSNVLR from the exons ATGCTTATCAGGTTGATGGAGCGCGATGAGGAGCGTTGGAAAAAGTTCAAAGAAGATCAAAGGAAACGTTTACGAGATATTGAAGAACAG AGTGTCCCGGAGATGACAGATTTGGAAATTTTGGCTGGCAAACGCAGGATTAAGTTGCAAggtg GAAGCGGACAAGATGTATTCAAGAGCTACTCACATTTGGTTGGTGATCATAACCCATTGACAC TTGTGCCTGTAATGTCTGAAACTTCGGAAAAGACGGCGTCTGAAATTAGCAAGAAATTGGACCAACACACCCAAAAACCAAGGGCAAGATACAAAGCACAA AAAAAGGCTGCTGAAAAGGACGATTTGAATTTGGACACAAGTTTGTCAACCTCTGAGGCTTTAAGAAAGATTGAGGCTGAAGCTAGGGAGAAACGGGACGAACGCAACAAGAAACGAAGGGCGAAATACAAAGCACAA aaaaagGCTGCCGAAAACGATTTGAATTTGGACACAAGTTTGTCAAACTCTGAGGCTTTAAGAAAGATTGAGGCTGAAGCTAGGGAGAAACGGGATGAACGCAACAACAAACGAAGGGAGAAATACAAAGCACAA aaaGAGGCTTGCAAAAAGGATGGTTTGAATATGGACTTTGAAGCTAGGGAGAAACGGGATCAACTCAACCAGAAACGAAGGGCCAGATACAAAGCACAG AAAGAGGCCACTTTGAAAAAGATTGAGTTAGAAGCTAAGGAGAAACATGATCACCTCAACCAGAAGCGATTGgaagtgaagaagaagaaaaggcgTTCACGATACCAaaatg GTGATGCCGAGAAAAGAGAAGAACGTAGGAACAAACGACAACAGGTGTATCGCAATG AAAATGAAGAACAAAATATGAAATGTGATGCTTCTAAAGTAATTGTCAGGACTCCTGAAAAGTTTGCAG CTTTACCGACATTGAGTAAAAGGATGAGGAGCAAGATAAAATTAAACAAGGAAAAATTCG CATCGAGCAATTCAATACTTGATATAGGATGTGCCGATAAAATCTGTTGTCACTGTGGGGCTTTGATGTGGAGGTTTGAGCAAACAGAGAAGGAATGCCAGTTGAAATCAGATAAGTTTTCTTTGTGTTGTGGCAATGGAAAGGTACGCTTGCCACTATTACGAGAGACTCCCTTTGAGATGAAAACATTACTAGATCggagtaatcctaaaagaactATATTCCAAAATAACATCCGGATGTACAACAACGCATTCGGGTCAAATGTTTTGAGATAA